A window of the Lactobacillus amylovorus DSM 20531 genome harbors these coding sequences:
- the gltX gene encoding glutamate--tRNA ligase, translated as MAKEKIRVRYAPSPTGHLHIGNARTALFNYLFARHNKGTMVLRIEDTDQKRNVKGGSKSQMENLHWLGIDWDEGPDKGGDYGPYRQSERKEIYQKYIDQLIDEGKAYYSYKTEEELEAQREEQRAMGVAPHYTYEYEGMTADEIKQAQDEAKAKGLKPVVRIHIPEMETYSWDDIVKGHLEFESDTIGGDFVIQKRDGMPTYNFAVVIDDHLMKITHVLRGDDHVSNTPKQLVVYEALGWKPPKFGHMTLIINSETGKKLSKRDESVLQFIEQYRDLGYLPEAMFNFITLLGWSPKGENEIFTKREFIKQFDPARLSKSPAAFDQKKLEWINNQYIKKADRDTLLDLALNNLQEAGLIDEHPTPEKMEWVRQLVNIYSVQMSYTKQIVDMAKIFFEDAKNLSDEEIEEIKNDDGRGVIEEFKKQLDLIPRFTSVQIMNAIQATRKATGVKGRKLFMPIRIATTRSMVGPGIGEAMELLGKERVVEHIDLTLKQMSANNL; from the coding sequence TTGGCTAAAGAAAAAATCCGTGTAAGATATGCACCAAGTCCAACTGGTCACTTGCACATTGGTAACGCACGTACTGCACTTTTTAACTATTTATTCGCCCGTCACAACAAGGGTACTATGGTATTGAGAATTGAAGATACCGACCAAAAACGTAACGTTAAGGGCGGTTCTAAGTCTCAAATGGAAAACCTTCACTGGTTAGGCATTGACTGGGATGAAGGTCCTGACAAGGGTGGAGACTACGGTCCATACCGTCAATCAGAAAGAAAAGAAATTTACCAAAAGTACATTGATCAATTGATCGACGAAGGCAAGGCATACTACTCATACAAGACTGAGGAAGAACTTGAAGCTCAACGTGAAGAACAACGTGCTATGGGTGTTGCTCCTCACTACACTTACGAATACGAAGGTATGACTGCTGACGAAATTAAGCAAGCTCAAGACGAAGCTAAGGCAAAGGGGCTTAAGCCAGTTGTACGTATTCACATTCCAGAAATGGAAACCTACTCATGGGATGATATCGTTAAGGGTCACCTTGAATTCGAATCAGACACTATCGGTGGCGACTTCGTTATTCAAAAGCGTGACGGTATGCCAACTTACAACTTTGCCGTTGTAATTGACGACCACTTGATGAAGATTACCCACGTACTTCGTGGTGATGACCACGTTTCAAACACTCCTAAGCAATTAGTAGTTTATGAAGCACTTGGCTGGAAGCCACCTAAGTTTGGTCACATGACTTTGATCATTAACTCAGAAACTGGTAAGAAGCTTTCTAAGCGTGATGAATCAGTTCTTCAATTTATTGAACAATATCGTGACCTTGGTTACTTACCAGAAGCTATGTTTAACTTCATTACACTTCTTGGTTGGTCACCAAAGGGTGAAAACGAAATCTTCACTAAGCGTGAATTTATCAAGCAATTTGATCCAGCTCGTTTGTCTAAATCACCTGCTGCATTTGACCAAAAGAAGCTTGAATGGATCAACAACCAATATATCAAGAAGGCTGATCGTGATACCTTGCTTGACCTTGCTTTGAACAACTTGCAAGAAGCAGGCTTAATTGATGAACACCCAACCCCAGAAAAGATGGAATGGGTACGTCAATTGGTTAACATTTACTCAGTACAAATGTCATACACTAAGCAAATCGTTGACATGGCTAAGATCTTCTTTGAAGATGCTAAGAATCTTTCAGACGAAGAAATTGAAGAAATTAAGAACGATGATGGTCGCGGCGTAATTGAAGAATTCAAGAAGCAATTAGACCTCATTCCAAGATTTACTTCAGTTCAAATCATGAATGCTATCCAAGCTACTCGTAAGGCAACTGGCGTTAAGGGTAGAAAGCTCTTTATGCCAATCAGAATTGCTACTACTCGTTCAATGGTTGGCCCTGGTATCGGTGAAGCCATGGAACTTTTGGGTAAGGAACGTGTTGTAGAACACATTGACTTAACCTTGAAGCAAATGAGTGCTAACAATCTTTAA
- the radA gene encoding DNA repair protein RadA has translation MARVKTQYKCRSCGYISASYLGRCPNCGAWNQFEKETEEVQKRSTKATASRLIQKTGVNEPVKLDEIKAEKEERIPTKSEELNRVLGGGIVPGSLVLIGGDPGIGKSTLMLQIMSDLSEKYKVLYVSGEESANQIKLRADRLCVGQSNMLLYPETDMHDIREQINDVKPDFVVIDSIQTMNEPSLDSMTGSASQVREVTSELMKIAKMDAITIFVIGHVTKEGTIAGPKIMEHMVDTVLYFEGDEHHSYRILHSVKNRFGAANEIGMFEMVNEGLKEVTNPSSIFLDQRLPNSTGSAVVVSLEGTRPLLAEIQALVTPTAFGYAKRTTSGLDYNRAALLLAVLEKRGNLMLQNQDVYLTATGGIKLNEPAIDLAIVMAVASSYTDKEISPTDCFVGEVGLTGEVRRVDKIDARVKEAAKVGFKRIFVPRHNMYAGLKDYGIEVIPVSSIPQALKLVFD, from the coding sequence ATGGCAAGAGTAAAAACACAATATAAATGTCGCTCCTGTGGCTATATTTCTGCGAGTTACTTGGGTAGATGTCCTAACTGTGGTGCTTGGAACCAATTTGAAAAAGAGACTGAAGAAGTACAAAAGCGTTCTACTAAGGCTACAGCTAGTCGTTTAATTCAAAAGACCGGCGTCAATGAACCGGTTAAGTTAGACGAAATTAAGGCAGAAAAAGAAGAAAGAATTCCTACCAAATCTGAAGAATTAAATCGTGTTTTAGGTGGCGGTATTGTGCCAGGATCGCTTGTCTTAATTGGCGGGGATCCCGGAATTGGTAAATCTACATTGATGCTGCAGATCATGAGCGATTTATCTGAAAAATATAAAGTACTATATGTTTCAGGGGAAGAATCAGCTAATCAGATCAAGTTAAGAGCCGATCGACTTTGCGTAGGGCAAAGCAACATGCTGTTATATCCCGAAACTGACATGCATGATATTCGTGAACAGATTAATGATGTTAAACCTGATTTTGTGGTGATCGATTCCATTCAAACGATGAATGAACCTAGTTTGGACTCGATGACCGGTTCAGCTTCACAGGTTAGGGAAGTAACCAGTGAGCTCATGAAGATCGCTAAAATGGATGCGATCACGATTTTTGTTATCGGTCACGTGACTAAAGAAGGGACCATTGCTGGTCCTAAGATTATGGAACACATGGTGGATACAGTACTTTATTTTGAGGGGGATGAACACCACTCTTACCGTATCCTGCACTCTGTTAAAAACCGTTTTGGTGCTGCTAACGAAATTGGCATGTTTGAGATGGTCAATGAAGGGCTAAAAGAAGTTACTAATCCATCATCTATTTTTCTTGATCAAAGATTGCCTAACTCGACTGGTTCAGCTGTCGTTGTTTCGCTTGAAGGAACCCGTCCACTTTTAGCTGAAATCCAAGCTTTGGTAACCCCAACGGCATTTGGCTATGCGAAGCGAACAACTTCAGGCCTTGACTACAATCGAGCAGCTCTTTTACTTGCCGTTCTTGAAAAGCGTGGCAATTTAATGCTGCAAAATCAAGATGTTTATTTAACTGCAACTGGCGGGATTAAACTGAATGAACCGGCAATTGATTTAGCTATTGTTATGGCTGTGGCATCTAGTTACACAGATAAAGAAATTTCACCAACGGACTGCTTTGTAGGTGAAGTTGGTTTAACCGGTGAAGTTCGCCGCGTAGACAAGATCGATGCTAGGGTAAAAGAAGCCGCTAAAGTTGGCTTTAAACGAATCTTTGTACCGCGGCACAACATGTATGCTGGTCTTAAAGATTATGGAATCGAAGTAATTCCAGTTTCCAGTATTCCACAAGCATTAAAATTAGTTTTTGATTAG
- a CDS encoding dUTP diphosphatase, protein MKTRGFEVVKKYQDKGINLPRRQTLASAGYDLEAAEDITIPSIWRLNFVRIFRLIRNGHQLYERDYEMADQILKPFLVPTGLKAYMHEDEVLILANRSSNTFKRNLALPNGIGVIDSDYYNNPNNEGEIFVQMLNYGVRPLHIHKGDRIAQGIFIKYLKTDDDDPISRQRISGFGSTNEKKDD, encoded by the coding sequence ATGAAGACACGTGGATTTGAAGTAGTAAAAAAATATCAAGATAAAGGGATTAACTTGCCTAGAAGACAAACCTTGGCAAGTGCTGGCTATGATCTTGAGGCAGCTGAAGATATTACCATTCCTAGTATTTGGCGTCTTAACTTTGTCAGAATTTTTAGATTAATCAGAAATGGTCACCAACTTTATGAACGTGACTACGAAATGGCGGATCAAATATTAAAACCATTTTTGGTTCCTACAGGTTTGAAAGCTTATATGCATGAAGATGAAGTATTGATTTTAGCCAACCGTTCATCTAACACTTTTAAACGTAATCTTGCATTGCCTAATGGCATAGGAGTAATCGATTCAGATTATTACAACAATCCAAATAATGAAGGCGAAATTTTTGTGCAAATGCTTAATTACGGCGTGCGTCCTTTACACATTCATAAGGGTGATCGCATTGCACAAGGAATTTTTATTAAATATCTTAAAACTGACGACGATGATCCAATCAGTAGACAAAGAATTAGTGGTTTTGGTTCTACTAATGAAAAGAAGGATGATTAA
- a CDS encoding GNAT family N-acetyltransferase has translation MSETKKYFTLSNSNDDQITSRTDLDLIERKDATVWVMNHIFINPDEHDPHEISLLMKQVIAYVQESGKKVWPLDPIAIKYFEKHPELNDIWYHRPFTK, from the coding sequence ATGTCTGAAACTAAAAAATATTTTACGCTATCTAACAGTAATGACGACCAAATCACATCACGAACTGATTTAGATTTAATTGAACGTAAGGATGCTACCGTCTGGGTGATGAACCATATTTTTATTAATCCTGATGAACATGACCCACATGAAATCAGTTTGCTAATGAAACAAGTGATCGCTTATGTTCAAGAATCTGGTAAAAAGGTGTGGCCGCTTGATCCGATCGCCATTAAGTACTTTGAAAAGCATCCCGAATTAAACGATATTTGGTATCATCGTCCATTTACAAAATAG
- the pepC gene encoding aminopeptidase C — MAKEISNDTIEKFKNDLTNHPAYKVASRAAQENGIFKASQDLQTKIDLDPTFSIEIDTGKSADQKQSGRCWMFSALNTMRHPLQKKFKLKDFELSQNYTNFWDKFEKSNWFFENVIATADKSLGDRKVSFLFATPQQDGGQWDMLCGIIEKYGIVPKSVYPETANSNNSSALNDTLNTLLRKDGLELRKLVNDGKSEDEVQARKEEMLNDVFRVLSISLGVPPTKFSFEYRDDDKNYHIDKDITPKEFFDKYVGMDLENHISTINAPTSDKPFHKVFSVEYLGNVEGGRQVRHLNLKVDEMKDLIIKQLKSGEVVWFGSNVVKDSERRAGLLDTNLYRRDELFDTNFSMTKAEKLDSGESMMDHAMVITGVDIVDGKPTKWKIENSWGEKPGFKGYFVMSDKWFDSFVYQAVINKKFLPDDLKKAYDEGKKNPIQLLPWDPMGALAFEY, encoded by the coding sequence ATGGCAAAAGAAATTTCTAATGATACAATCGAAAAATTCAAGAACGATTTAACCAATCATCCTGCATACAAAGTAGCTAGCCGTGCTGCTCAAGAAAACGGTATTTTCAAGGCAAGCCAAGACTTACAAACTAAGATTGATCTTGATCCAACCTTCTCAATTGAAATCGACACTGGTAAGTCAGCTGACCAAAAGCAATCAGGTCGTTGCTGGATGTTCTCAGCTTTGAACACCATGCGTCACCCACTTCAAAAGAAGTTCAAGTTAAAGGACTTCGAATTATCTCAAAACTACACTAACTTCTGGGACAAATTCGAAAAGTCAAACTGGTTCTTCGAAAATGTTATCGCAACTGCAGACAAGTCACTTGGTGATCGTAAGGTTTCATTCTTGTTTGCTACTCCACAACAAGATGGTGGTCAATGGGACATGCTTTGCGGCATCATTGAAAAGTACGGTATCGTACCAAAGAGCGTTTACCCAGAAACTGCTAACTCAAACAATTCTAGTGCATTAAACGACACTTTAAACACTTTACTTCGTAAAGATGGTCTTGAATTGCGTAAGTTAGTTAACGATGGCAAGTCAGAAGACGAAGTTCAAGCTCGCAAGGAAGAAATGTTAAACGACGTCTTCCGTGTACTTTCAATTTCACTTGGTGTTCCTCCAACAAAGTTCAGCTTTGAATACAGAGACGACGACAAGAACTACCACATTGATAAGGACATCACTCCTAAGGAATTCTTCGACAAATATGTTGGCATGGACCTTGAAAACCACATTTCAACTATCAATGCTCCAACTAGCGACAAGCCTTTCCACAAGGTATTCTCAGTTGAATACTTAGGTAACGTTGAAGGCGGTCGTCAAGTTCGTCACTTGAACCTTAAAGTTGATGAAATGAAGGACTTAATCATCAAGCAATTAAAGAGCGGTGAAGTTGTTTGGTTCGGTTCAAACGTTGTTAAGGATTCAGAAAGAAGAGCTGGTCTCCTTGATACTAATCTTTACCGTCGTGACGAATTGTTCGACACTAACTTCTCAATGACTAAAGCTGAAAAGCTTGATTCTGGCGAAAGCATGATGGACCACGCTATGGTTATCACCGGTGTTGACATTGTTGATGGCAAACCAACTAAATGGAAGATTGAAAACTCATGGGGTGAAAAGCCAGGCTTTAAGGGTTACTTCGTAATGAGCGACAAGTGGTTCGATTCATTCGTTTACCAAGCTGTTATTAACAAGAAGTTCTTGCCAGATGACCTCAAGAAGGCATATGACGAAGGCAAGAAGAACCCTATTCAATTGTTGCCATGGGACCCAATGGGTGCTTTAGCATTTGAATATTAA
- a CDS encoding AAA family ATPase, producing MRKLFLLRGAPGSGKSSFIARHHLTPYAISRDQIRLLLADLTVYYQEDADVLHQVIPRHVTVRTEQMVDHLVEHKMEHGETVIVDGTHIVPSAIEHFKPWVDKYHYECFVVDLMQHNTLENLLKRNQTRMHYDWVKPEVVKQMYRSYEAHPEVPSWAHKIIPTQMDHALSQKESNLDRYSHVIAVPDKVSEEDFPHVHISNFYFSFNEKFTEKYGTYRNVVSIAKTEDEAVKQFKLPYFVFKFHHKHFLISAYPIRNEMLDPIRKVKGVWTYSTGLYNVADFIKEFPENPKQHVHQFNLSKLDATRLLHIW from the coding sequence ATGCGTAAATTATTTTTATTGCGAGGTGCACCTGGCTCCGGTAAGTCTTCTTTTATTGCCCGTCATCACTTAACGCCTTATGCGATCAGTCGTGATCAAATTCGGTTATTATTGGCGGATTTAACAGTTTATTATCAAGAGGATGCGGATGTATTACACCAAGTGATTCCGCGGCACGTAACTGTGCGTACTGAGCAAATGGTGGATCACCTTGTAGAACACAAGATGGAACATGGGGAAACTGTAATTGTTGATGGAACACACATCGTTCCTAGCGCAATTGAGCATTTCAAGCCATGGGTAGACAAGTATCACTATGAATGTTTCGTAGTTGATTTAATGCAGCACAACACGTTGGAAAACTTACTTAAGCGTAATCAAACCAGAATGCATTACGATTGGGTAAAGCCAGAAGTTGTTAAGCAAATGTATCGTTCATATGAAGCACATCCAGAAGTTCCAAGTTGGGCACATAAGATTATCCCAACACAAATGGATCATGCACTATCACAAAAGGAAAGCAATCTTGATCGTTATTCACACGTAATTGCCGTTCCAGATAAGGTAAGTGAAGAAGATTTTCCACATGTGCATATCTCGAACTTCTACTTCTCATTTAATGAAAAGTTTACTGAGAAGTATGGAACTTACCGCAATGTGGTTTCAATTGCTAAGACTGAGGATGAAGCGGTAAAGCAATTCAAGTTGCCATATTTTGTCTTTAAGTTTCACCACAAGCATTTCTTGATCTCGGCATATCCAATTAGAAATGAAATGCTTGACCCAATTAGAAAAGTGAAGGGTGTATGGACATATTCAACTGGATTGTATAATGTTGCTGATTTTATTAAAGAATTTCCAGAAAATCCAAAGCAACATGTGCACCAGTTCAATTTAAGCAAACTTGATGCAACCCGTTTGCTTCATATTTGGTAA
- a CDS encoding 2,3-bisphosphoglycerate-dependent phosphoglycerate mutase, translating to MAKLVLVRHGESVANAANVYTGWNDVPLTHKGEEQAKQAGELINTISDFAPTHIHTSVLSRAITTANIVADTCNLLWLPITKTWRLNERHYGALRGLNKDISRKVFGVEQVLLWRRGFDSVPPAQGSPMIDRRYKLCDQHLMPRAESLHQTQKRLMPYYYDHIASRLLNGEDQLIVAHGSSLRALIKKLENINDHDIVNLEVPNAEPIVYTMDDQLNIVDKKILR from the coding sequence ATGGCTAAATTAGTATTAGTTCGACATGGCGAAAGTGTTGCCAATGCCGCAAATGTTTATACTGGATGGAACGATGTTCCATTGACTCACAAGGGTGAGGAGCAGGCTAAGCAGGCAGGCGAATTAATTAATACTATCTCAGACTTTGCTCCAACGCATATCCATACTTCAGTCTTGTCGCGTGCTATTACGACAGCCAATATTGTCGCCGATACATGTAATTTGTTATGGCTCCCTATCACTAAGACGTGGCGACTAAATGAACGTCACTACGGGGCTCTACGTGGCCTTAACAAGGATATCTCGCGTAAAGTATTCGGTGTAGAACAAGTTTTACTCTGGCGGAGAGGTTTTGATTCCGTTCCACCTGCTCAAGGTTCGCCAATGATTGATCGTCGCTATAAATTATGCGATCAACATTTGATGCCACGAGCAGAAAGTTTACATCAAACCCAAAAACGTTTGATGCCATATTACTATGATCATATTGCTTCGAGATTGTTAAATGGCGAAGACCAATTAATCGTAGCTCATGGTTCAAGTCTTCGTGCTTTGATTAAAAAGCTTGAAAACATTAATGATCATGACATTGTTAACCTTGAAGTACCTAATGCAGAACCAATTGTTTATACGATGGATGATCAGTTAAATATTGTTGATAAAAAGATTTTACGTTAA
- a CDS encoding cation diffusion facilitator family transporter encodes MNKDHTTKRYVFVTLLNVVITIAEFLGGIFSGSLALLSDAVHNLSDVGAIILSFVAHLISRRSRNQHKTFGYERAETLAAFTNGVILIVISVVLFVEAIQRFWEPEHIHGGIMLAVSIIGLVANLISMFAMHRDSKGNLNVRSTFIHMLSDALSSVAVVIGAIFIYFWNVTWLDPVLTILVSLFVLHEAYEITMKAANVLMESNPNIDLTKVNEIMLSFPEVKNVHHVHVWRYSDDFIMMDAHINVDRNLQAGELEQLYQKIGKKLKEELCINHITLQAECERGRNDKMIVPGRGNNEN; translated from the coding sequence ATGAATAAAGATCATACAACTAAGCGCTATGTATTTGTTACGCTGTTAAATGTTGTTATTACTATTGCCGAATTCTTAGGTGGTATTTTTTCAGGATCACTAGCTTTGCTTTCAGATGCTGTCCACAATTTAAGTGATGTAGGTGCGATTATTTTATCTTTTGTCGCTCACCTGATTAGTAGACGTAGTCGTAATCAACACAAGACTTTCGGTTATGAGCGGGCGGAGACGTTAGCCGCCTTTACGAATGGCGTTATTCTGATCGTAATCAGTGTAGTTTTATTCGTAGAAGCAATTCAACGCTTCTGGGAGCCAGAACATATTCATGGCGGAATTATGCTGGCTGTCTCAATCATTGGTCTTGTGGCTAACTTGATCTCAATGTTTGCTATGCACAGAGATTCTAAGGGTAATTTGAATGTGCGCTCAACCTTTATTCATATGCTTAGCGATGCATTATCAAGTGTAGCGGTCGTAATTGGTGCGATTTTTATTTACTTCTGGAATGTGACTTGGCTTGACCCAGTTTTGACTATTTTGGTTTCACTCTTTGTTTTGCATGAAGCATATGAAATCACAATGAAGGCAGCCAATGTGTTAATGGAATCAAATCCTAATATCGATTTGACTAAAGTTAACGAGATTATGTTGTCATTCCCTGAAGTAAAGAATGTTCACCATGTCCATGTTTGGCGCTATAGTGATGATTTTATTATGATGGACGCTCACATTAACGTCGATCGTAATCTGCAAGCTGGCGAACTGGAACAGCTTTATCAAAAGATTGGTAAAAAGTTAAAAGAAGAATTGTGCATCAATCACATTACTTTACAAGCAGAATGTGAACGTGGCCGTAATGATAAGATGATCGTTCCAGGCCGCGGTAATAACGAAAATTAG
- a CDS encoding histidine phosphatase family protein — protein sequence MATEVYLVRHGETMFNQLNKVQGWCDSPLTVKGINDLKRTADALSQVHFDNMYSSDLKRAIDTVHLMKDANLVSDIGKIKKLPEFREVFFGTFEGDDINQTWDQVAMAAGIGHEDDVTKIINQVGLHDFREATKKADPRHLAENTEELDKRMVRGIQVLGDLTKNEKRVLLVTHGDFIKTLSIKYWNRSDGKHDIIFPNNGSVTRGILHDDGQFEIVDYNVDAEKL from the coding sequence ATGGCAACAGAAGTTTATTTAGTTCGCCACGGTGAGACTATGTTTAACCAGCTGAACAAAGTTCAAGGCTGGTGTGATTCTCCACTAACTGTGAAGGGAATTAACGATTTAAAGAGAACTGCAGATGCATTAAGCCAAGTTCACTTTGACAACATGTACTCATCAGATTTGAAAAGAGCAATTGACACCGTTCACTTAATGAAAGACGCTAATTTGGTCTCGGATATTGGTAAAATTAAAAAGTTGCCGGAATTTCGTGAAGTTTTCTTTGGAACTTTCGAAGGTGATGATATTAACCAAACCTGGGATCAAGTAGCGATGGCAGCCGGAATCGGTCATGAAGACGATGTCACTAAGATTATCAATCAAGTGGGCCTGCATGATTTCCGTGAGGCTACTAAGAAGGCCGATCCACGTCACTTAGCAGAGAATACGGAAGAACTCGATAAAAGAATGGTCCGTGGGATCCAAGTATTAGGTGATCTTACCAAAAATGAAAAGAGAGTTCTGCTAGTTACACACGGCGATTTTATTAAAACCTTGTCGATTAAGTATTGGAATAGAAGTGATGGTAAGCATGACATCATTTTTCCAAATAACGGCAGCGTTACTAGAGGAATTTTGCATGACGATGGTCAATTTGAAATTGTTGACTACAATGTTGATGCAGAAAAATTATAA
- a CDS encoding HAD family hydrolase → MSTFETLIFIPEGSLLNQKLAEKTALRQALKHFGLDWGPAERLRYTSLQKQFKTLSDDEQIDLSLTTFLDKDIKETRPVFDDLMKEQTRLVKGAPDFLDQISSLRLILLAKETKAQIEPRLTPSELLSSFDYTYFADDFKDKLPSKNIFFKILKDHPEIDPDTVLVIGTNLDEEIQGAENANLKSLWLAPKKDKIPISPHPTLHLSKLTDLSFYLDIN, encoded by the coding sequence ATGTCAACATTTGAAACATTAATTTTCATCCCTGAGGGTAGTCTTTTAAATCAAAAACTAGCCGAAAAGACTGCTTTGCGCCAAGCCTTAAAGCATTTTGGCCTCGATTGGGGACCAGCCGAACGCTTAAGGTACACTAGTCTGCAAAAACAATTTAAAACTTTATCTGATGACGAGCAAATCGATTTATCTTTAACCACTTTTTTGGATAAGGATATTAAGGAAACACGCCCTGTTTTTGACGACTTAATGAAAGAACAAACTAGGCTTGTCAAAGGTGCGCCTGATTTTCTAGATCAAATTAGTTCTTTGCGTTTAATTTTGCTTGCTAAAGAAACTAAAGCTCAAATTGAACCTCGCCTTACGCCATCTGAATTGCTTAGTTCGTTTGATTATACTTACTTTGCAGATGATTTTAAAGACAAATTACCTAGCAAAAATATCTTTTTCAAAATTCTCAAGGATCATCCCGAAATTGACCCTGATACTGTTTTAGTAATCGGTACCAACTTAGATGAGGAAATTCAAGGTGCAGAAAATGCTAACTTGAAGTCACTATGGTTGGCTCCTAAAAAAGATAAGATTCCTATTTCACCACATCCTACTTTGCATTTGAGTAAATTAACAGACCTCTCATTTTATTTAGACATTAATTAA
- a CDS encoding DJ-1 family glyoxalase III has translation MTKVAVIFADGCEEVEGLSVVDVLRRLNVQCDMVGLTSKKVDGDHHIEITCDKVVDDSLLDYDLVAFPGGMTGSANLRDNEKLRDLMVTRHEEGKWDAAMCAAPRALARYGVLDDADFTCYPGIEQECLKYQPNAHFSERISVTDDKHKIVTSRGPATAWAFAFAIVEALGIDTKDLKKGMLYDYLADNIQDSL, from the coding sequence ATGACAAAAGTTGCTGTAATCTTTGCAGATGGCTGCGAAGAAGTTGAAGGCTTAAGCGTAGTTGACGTACTTCGTCGTTTAAATGTGCAATGTGATATGGTTGGCCTAACCAGTAAAAAGGTTGATGGCGACCACCACATCGAAATCACTTGTGACAAAGTTGTTGATGATAGCTTACTTGATTACGATTTAGTTGCATTCCCAGGCGGAATGACCGGTTCCGCAAACTTACGTGACAACGAAAAGTTGCGTGATTTGATGGTTACGCGTCACGAAGAAGGTAAATGGGATGCTGCGATGTGTGCTGCACCTCGTGCCCTCGCACGTTATGGCGTGTTAGATGACGCTGACTTCACCTGCTACCCAGGTATTGAACAAGAATGCTTGAAATATCAACCAAATGCTCATTTTTCAGAAAGAATCAGCGTTACTGACGATAAGCACAAGATTGTAACTAGCCGTGGTCCTGCTACTGCTTGGGCATTTGCTTTTGCAATCGTCGAAGCACTTGGCATTGACACTAAGGACTTGAAGAAAGGCATGCTTTACGATTACTTAGCTGACAATATTCAAGATAGTTTATAA
- a CDS encoding ABC transporter permease: protein MKDLAVSNLSLFLSVALVMVSVVISMKEHLGLTKDVFYSVARAIIQLTIVGYILKYIFKINNVWLTIVITLLIIFNASWNANKRDPNPDKKLWQSFVALLIGTYITLGVLMLSKTIKLVPMQIIPITGMIAGNEMVAIGLCYKTLNESFHDQRQQILEKLALGADIKDSSMPILRRSIKTAMQPTIDSAKTVGLVNLPGMMSGLIFAGVDPVYAIKYQIMVTFMLLSATGLGAVIAGYLAYKNYFNERMQLIEK from the coding sequence ATGAAAGATTTAGCTGTTAGCAATTTATCGTTGTTTCTCTCGGTTGCATTAGTTATGGTTTCTGTCGTAATCTCTATGAAAGAGCACTTGGGATTAACCAAGGATGTTTTTTATAGTGTGGCCCGTGCGATTATTCAGTTAACCATTGTAGGTTATATTCTGAAATACATTTTTAAAATCAACAATGTTTGGCTCACGATTGTGATTACCCTGTTGATAATTTTTAATGCATCATGGAATGCCAATAAGAGAGACCCTAATCCTGATAAAAAATTATGGCAATCTTTTGTGGCGCTGCTGATTGGGACTTATATTACGTTGGGCGTGCTAATGCTTTCAAAGACGATTAAATTAGTGCCAATGCAAATCATTCCAATCACAGGCATGATAGCTGGTAATGAAATGGTTGCAATTGGGCTCTGTTATAAAACACTGAATGAAAGTTTTCATGATCAACGCCAACAAATCTTAGAAAAATTGGCATTAGGAGCGGATATCAAAGATTCCAGTATGCCAATTTTACGCAGAAGTATTAAAACTGCGATGCAACCAACAATTGATTCGGCTAAAACTGTAGGTTTAGTTAACTTGCCAGGTATGATGTCAGGATTGATTTTCGCCGGAGTTGATCCTGTATATGCGATCAAATATCAGATTATGGTTACATTCATGCTGCTATCTGCTACAGGGCTGGGAGCAGTGATAGCAGGTTACTTGGCCTATAAAAATTACTTTAATGAGCGTATGCAATTAATTGAAAAATAA